The DNA sequence aaaaatctcgctGGGACCCACTGGCGATTCTGCTCGACCTGTCTGGAAACTGGAAGGTTCGTCTCTGGTTTCAAGTCAACATCAGGCTGTCTCCCCTTCGCGTCGGTAGCATCGAGCCGGTACTGATGATTGTTCCCAGCGCCGCTTTTCGCTCGTGGATGGCTACCATGCGTGCATTCGCCGGCAATCCGACGGGGTCGGCGCCGTGGCTTCACTACCGCAGGTACGTTCGGAACATGCTGCGCCTGTTCGACGTTTCAGAGTCGGCCTCCGGCGAAATCGTCTCAACCATCGAGGCAATGAACAAGCTCACACTAGAAACGCTGGTACCTGCCATGAACGTGCTCGAACCGAGAATAGTGCGCACGGCGATCCGCAACCTCACCGAGACGGCGACTCTTCGCATTGCAACCGGTCGCCTGGTCCTCCTCCTCAACGAGCACTTCATGTGGGCACGACGCTTCTCGCCCAGCGACATCGTGCAAGTGGGAAACCTGGGTCTGTTGCGGTCCGTCGTCTACATCCCGGGCCTCGAAGCCGAGACGCAAGAGGCGTTAACGCTGAGCCTGGGACTTCCGTCGCAGCGAGCTGGGCTGAATGGCCCATGGAGAAATCGCCGACGTCACGCTCGAGCTCGCAGGTCTGCCTCCGCATACGCGCCGCTGCCTCGTCCAGATCGAAAGCACCGTGGGTGTCGGATGGCTCGGTCTGTTTCCCAAGCATCGGGAAGCCGAGTTCTTCGTTCGAGACGTGAGAGACGTTCTGATCGATGCCGTGGCGCGTCGAAGTAAGGCGTTTCTTCAGCTCCGTGCCCATAGTACCGCCATCCCATTGAACAGCGACAGCTTCCTGGCCAGCGTGCTGCCAGAACCGTCAGGCCGAGCTCGCTTCTTCGTCGACTGGCTCAATCTGATGGCCGGGCGTTGGCGACTACAGGAGCGAGAGGTCACGAATGTTCTCAAGCCGGGTTCTTTGCTCAGCCATCGATTTAGTTTTCAAGGCGCACTCGCGCTTGCGGAGGACTACTTCGTCTTTCCTTTCTACCACTCCGACCTGCCGCCAGCTGTCAACTACGGCGGCGCTGGCCGACTAATTGCTGACGAAGTGCTCAGGGGATTGTTCCACGAGCTTGCGCACAACCAAAGCCACAATCGCAACAACCGAGGCCGCACGGGCTTCTATCAACATTCAAACTACACCCTGCCGTCGCATTGGCCCCCGTACCACGTGGATACCAAGGCTCTCCTGGCCGCTCTGTCTGCATACAGGCTAGCGGTCGTGCAGGACTTCAGCACTGCGCACGCCAGGCTGTCGAGCCTCTCTCGAGACAGACTTTTCTTTGTGTCATCGTGCTACGCGCTTTGTTCTAGCAGTCACTACGTGGACCCGTTGTACGGGGAGTCGAGGCGCCGTTGCAACGAACCTGTTAAGCAGCTGTCAGAGTTTGCAGCAGCGTTTCGGTGCAAGGTGCCATTCTCCGAGCGCGAGATATGATTTGAGTTTACTTTTTTATCTATTGGCTTAATTCATTCGCATATGTTTCTCAATATGCCTAGGCATAACAAATGCGGCTTATTAATTGCTTGCGGAGCATCGCAGCACTTTAATAGGTCTCTTTAATGCATGGTTAATTTACGTATGCTCTAGAAGACGCCATTTCATATTTAGGATACTTGGTAGAATGGCTCCATTGTGCGGTTTCAATTATGTGTCGCGGTCGCTCTTTCGTTGCGGTCAGGTGCATTACGTAGTAGCGGTGTGCGAACatttgaaactttcgaataacgaatcagTTTCCCTTTCGATTCGAAGAGTGAGTTGAATAGTCGCTATTcataaatgcgaatatttttgaaaagaatatttcgGAACGTCAACCGCGTCCAAATAAATATAAAGTTGGAGCAAAAATGCACTAAATTTTCATCCGCGCGGGCATAGTATAGACAAAGAACATCAGAACATGACGCTACGCCACTTAGGTAGCGATACCTTACAGGCTATACAGCGATCAATCGCACTCTATGAAAAGCCTGTCCATCTGAAGAGACTACTCATGGGATCCCCATGCTCCTTTTGTGCTTTTGATAAACAACGTTTCATAAGGTACAATGACACTCTTCCTAACATTAAGAATACTCGGATGTGAACGTCGTTTTATATTGTAATACACACTGTTCATGGTCCGAATACTATTCGAAAAGTATTAAATTTTTTTGTTTGATTTCGTTCTGGCACCATTCGATTCGCATTCCATTCGGCATCAAAAATCACCATTCGCACAGACCTATTACATAGGGCATCCCACGCGGCTTTCTGAGCCGTTCGTGAGACTCGAAAAAACTCTAATCACGCCACGGCATTTATTCTCATGTTTTCCAATAAATTTCTTTCCAAAAACAACCCGTTGTTCTtattaaaaaaattgcaactCTCATCTTACGTTGACTCGAGAcgataatgcgattagcattcaatcAGTGTAGTGGCACACCCTATTTCTGAAGTCACATtatttagtgagtgagtgagtgagtgagtgagtgagtgagtgagtgagtgagtgagtgagtgagtgagtgagtgagtgagtgagtgagtgagtgagtgagtgagtgagtgagtgagtgagtgagtgagtgagtgagtgagtgagtgagtgagtgagtgagtgagtgagtgagtgagtgagtgagtgagtgagcgagcgagcgagcgagcgagcgagcgagttagtgaataaactttattgcacgtccggcgaggacgcgaattcatcgcgcacccggctagtcccacattgggactggcaggtctagcccaccggcccggtcgcgggcacgccggacggccaggatttgcttttgtAGAGCGCGGCCACGCAGAAGCCAGTcgcactcctccttgatgaacttggggtatgtcgacccgcactcccagagcgtgtgaggtagagtggaggtctggccgcaggaggggcaggcgtcgccgcgatacacgtcggggtaaacctcgtggagagcggacagacacagatatgtgctggtctgtaaaagcctaagcgaaacggcttgcgccctatttaACTTCGGGGGAGGGGGTgaaaagacccttctagacatgtagaagaatttaataatctcgttgtgagtagcgggagcgtccctgtggccgtagggaggaggggagtcggggTTTCTTGCTGAGGAAGcccggtcggtgaggtcacgcgtagcctcgtgagcagactcattgaggctcgggggagcaccctcgaccgaccctacgtgagcgggaaaccagtggattgaatgccCTCACCTGCAATCGTACTGCAGCGCTCACAATCGCACTTCGTGCGAAAGAGCCGTGCGCGCGAAgttaggcatcggcttcacaatgagtcagcatctttggcggtggcacaaagaaaggaagcgccttcgtccctgataagcgacaGGCACTAAGCACGGTTGAGATGCGCTGCAATACGACAAAGTGGCTGTCGTGCCGTACTTGCACCAAGCTGTAGCCGTAATATGAAGGAACAGTTTATTTCGTACATGGAAGGAGTGGTGTACCGTAATCCTTTAGACTGCGGGAAGGAATATATTGGTCAGACGGGAAGGTGCTTCAGTGAACGCTTACGGGTCCATTCGAACAATGGTAATAATTTGGTAAAGACTGGTCATCTCGCCGCACAAAGCTTGAGTTGTGGCTGTAAACTCTTGTTTCACAAATCACAAGTGATATCCAGAAACACAGATCAAGTGACCGTAGCGAGATCATAGAGGCATTCGAAATGATTAGAAGCGATAACGCTGTAGGTTGCCCGTCTGCTTCGCCTTCGACAAAGGAAATCTTGTTCCTGTCGCGGTAGCGGCCTATGGTGGATAATTTTGCCGAAAAGAAATCTATGTTGCGGTGgtggtttttttcttcttcttggacTATGGTATACATGGGGTAACCATATGCAATAAAGACTCAATTGTTAGTAGCGCTGTGTCTTTGTTCCATTCGGTTGCCCTACGTGCTATTTTGCACTTTGCCTAAAGTGATAAATTaaagtaccaactagcccaccaatctCTTCTCCGGATTATCTCTTTTAGTTCTTGCAACTTTCCCGGATAACGGCTATGGCTTTATAGGCTCAATGTCATATGAAGATCgacgacaacgggagctaaaatcaTTTCATGCTTTATACACTAACGGATCCGTCTAAcgtgcctgtaaaaaaaaaaaagttgcagggAGACGTCGGACGTACCTTATTTAGCCACACCCATTTGACAAATAGAGTTGCGGCACTGAATTACTCCGTCACACGGACAGCAAGCGACGTCGTTCATGGCCGATGACCGTGTGTACCGAAGAGTGCTCTGCTGGAGGTGGTGAAAAGGTTGACGATGGACAAGGCGCAGCTAGACCACTTTACGGCAACACAAGTTACTGCCGGTCTATCGCACTATTACTGCTTTACCGGAATGGTTTGTCCAATCTCTACCaagtacccaccgtggttgcttaggggctttcgtgttgcgctgctaagcatgagcttattctcgggatcgaatcccgaccacggtggccgcatttcgacggggccaAGTTCCAAAGACACTtgtatgcttagatttaggtttgCGTTAGAGAACGCCAGAGGGTccaaatttatccggagtcccccactacggcgtgccttataatcagatcgtggttctggcacataaaatcTGGTATTTTTTTATACTATACCAAACGGCAAGTGCGCATGCTCGTCACAATGTATACCGCAAAGCTGCTTGTTTAAGAAGCAACCACGTGCACGCGACATTCAAATGAAGGCGACCAGCTGTAGATACGCGATGGGCGGACCCTGTCTTGCTGTCGTGTCGCGGCTTGGAGATCCACACGGCGACAATGCGTAGCGACACATTTCTATTGTCCGAACAAGTACAATCGTATGCCGGCAAAAGATTGCAAATGTGCCCCGAGTATAACGTCTTAACCCGAGTGTActatagatggatggatggatggatgcaaaactttaatgaaggtcccgAGGTGCGCGACTCAGCGCgcggcgggccgctcccacgttggtacagtcaggccatgcccgaccgccgcatcgtgggccctctggacagacCATAGTTGCggcccggcatcggggctcttgatagcggagagccacttgtcctcgttgatttgttctgtgcttCGTAACGAGGGGCagcgccagagcatatggtctaggctagctaAGTCATTGCAGTgactgcaagaactagtggcataggtgtcgggataaagcttgtggaataaagccgggctgggataagagcctgtttgcaataatctgggGGCCAATGCCTGTGCTCTATTTAACTTCCTGtatggaaggggaaagtctctcctgccgagataaacgtGCTGCGTATTTCATGCATATATTTAATATTCCGTCATCGCTAGTAAAAAAGAGCTttacgtaataaaaaaaatttcgcgGCTCAAAGCGCATAAACAAACAGCTACTCTCGATAGCCACGACCGAACGTCAATACTTTATCTTCAGCGTGAGATGAGACTAAGCGAAGGCTGATTTTACCGTTTATTTCTTGCTGCCATAACAGAGAGCAAGTTGCAAGAGATAATTCAGACTGAAGTATGAGGCCTGGGTAGCCCAGGTGTTCCCATGTTGTTATGGGCAATCACGGGTAAGTGAGACTCAGGCAGGAAGAGCGTTTCTCCAGAGACTTAGGAGGCGGACGGAATCTCGCCTCTTTGAGGCGCTCAACAAACTACGTGTACTTGGCCTGCAATTTACTAAGAAATTAGACCGTCAGAAACCAccgaagaattctgtactgacctgtacaatacccagagaaGCCACGATACcaccattcgaagcagtaatcaACAGGTTATGGAGACTTCTTCTAGAACTAGCGTTGAGGTTTGAAGGGTcttgcaagatatgaaacggGTAAAGCGGCAGGAGAACATGGAGTAACAGACAATTTGCTCAAAGATTGAGCAGACATAAtgattgaaaaactggcggctctctataagaagtgtctattgacttcaAGGGTTCTAAAAAacagaaaattgcaaaaattatactaattcgcaaaaagggagacattaaagaattgaaaaagtataggcctattagcttacttcCATCATTATGTAAAATACGGAAGATAAATCTCTTATAGAATAGAGGCCACATTGGAGTTCAGTCAACCACGGGAACAGgccggcttcaggaaggaatagtatgcaatagatcacatccatgtcatcaatcaggtaatcgagaaatccacagagcaCAGTATGCCTCTCTATgttgctttcatagattacgaaaaggtatttgattcagtagagataccagcattcatagaggcattacgtaatcaaggagtagaggcCGCTTACGTAAGTATCTTttaaaatatctacagagattccacagctaccttaattccacacaagaaaagtaggaagatgcctataaaggaaagggtcaggcaaggagacacaatctttccaatgctattaactgcgtgcttggaagaagtattcaagctattaaactgggaaggctttggAGTAATGatgaacggcgaatatctcagcagctttcggtttgcagatgacatcgtcggattcagcaacactggagacgagttacaacgaatgatgcaggactttaacagagagagtaattgtggggtaaaatattcatatgcagaagacaaagataattatgactagccgagcaagggaacaagagttcaggatcgccagtcagcgtcTAGAAtcggtgaaggagtacatttacctaggtcaatttatCACAGGAAACATTGACCATGAGAAGGATATTCACTGAATAATaattggttggatcgcatacggcagatattgtcagctcctgagtggaagctcaccattatcattgaaaaggaacgtgtacaatcagcgcattttaccgctgctgacatatggagcaggaacttggagactgaaaaagaagcttgagaacaaattagggacgacgcaaagagcgatggaacggagaatgctaggcatgacgttaagagacagaaagagagcggtttggatcagagagctatCGGGTTTAGCCAACATCCTAATTGACCTTAAGAGtaaaaaaatggagctaggcaggtcaCGCAATGCTTAGAGCACATAACCGgttgaccattagggttacagaatgggtaccaagtgaAGGAAAGCACTGTCGAAGACGGCAGAATACTATAGGTGTGgcgatgaaattacgaaattcgcgGGCGCAAATTAGaaccggttggcgcaggacatgcataattggagatcgtagggaaaggccatcgtcctgcagtgtacataaaataggctaatgatgatgattatggtggtgattatgatgatgaataTCGATGAACTGCATGTCTTGACCGACTTACTTCTTTGTCGTCGTCATTTTGACCTTATGGCGTAGGCAATCCTCATCGTGAGTACGTGTTCTTCACGCGGGCTCAGAATTAGCAGCAGCTGCGGCGGGTGCCGTCACGAGCAGACCGACAGAGCAAGAGCCGCTGGACGCTTGCAGGCTTGTCTCGCTCTTGCTGACAGTCAGGGACGCATTCACACGCAGGGCGACCTTCAGGCGTGCCGGAGGCAGGGTTGAGTTCAAGAACGAAGCGATGGCCGACACTGGGGCGACCACtttcaacagcagcagcagcagcagcagcagcagctcgagCTCCTCGGGTTCGGAGCGGAACGCGCCAGGCGGTTCTAGGCTCGTCACGGGTCCGACGAGCCGACCGGGCTTCCAGCGCCTCGAGTTGCACGAACTCCTTCAGGTGCGCCAGATGCAGGCGGAGGCGCGGCAGGCGGCAGATGCAGCCGCCCACGGCGATGGCGCAGACACCGCGCTCGATTCTGCAGCGACGTCTGCCTGCGCGTTGCCCGATCCAGCTCCGGCAGCACAGGTGAGCAATCGGAAACAGACGATAGCTGGCGCACGCGCAGATATGCGATTGCTGCGCAGCGGGCGCGCACGTGTATATATACAGCGGGTCAGTACGAGTAGGCTTAGCAGTTGCAGGCGGGTTGACGTGCCTCGGGCCGTGCAGGCGGATACGTTTACGTAGCCCCAATAAAGTCGAGGCAAGTAGGCTTGTCGAGACGAGATCTGGTTCACGCGTTTACACGAGCGCTATAGCAGGTCGGTCCCAGGTATACAGCGTCTGACTGGGCCGTCAGCCGGACTGCGAAAAGTGCACGGGGTGAATCGCTCAACCCGATCGGAGAAAAGTATGTAAGTGCGGTCTTGGCGCTCTCGGTCAATCCGACTTCTGACTCTATTCACTCGCGTCGAGTTCAACTAAAAGAAGCTAGCGAAGTGCATGTAATTCTAGTCGTGTGGAGGTGCCCAGCGACAAGAGGTGGACAAGGACGGGTGCTTGTCTATTAACGTTATATAGTGTTAATAGAGAACAAGGACCACAAATGAGAGAAGTGTTCTCACAGTGCTTATAACGACTGTGGGAGCACTTCTCTCACGTGTGGTCCTTGTGTTCTGGTATAATGTCTCTAGGCTAACTTAAGGCAATCCGACAGGTGCTGAAAAGGCGATGTCAAGCCAACTCTCCACCTGATGTGCGTACACGAATCCAGTTGTCGTGAGTCTGACAGCAACATTGTTCCTTTCACAGGAGGACTGGGAGAGGGGAAGATACCATCCTATGTGAACGTTAATGTGTAGAAACAGCATCTCACGCTGCACCCAATTGCAGCGTGAGGTGCTCACGCTGCACTCAACTCCCAAACCGTCAGTCCTATGGCTGACCATGTTCAGATGCGTTTTCCCACGTGGATCAATAGGCTCAAGTCAAACTGCTGCAAGAGGTCCGATTCAACGCATTTCAACATTTATTATCCTTATCCCGCTATCCCGCGTTACATGGACTGGATGGCGGGATTCTGGTTCGACAGCCAACAGCCTTAACGCAACCGAACCTAGTTCCAAAATCGGACTGGCCGACTTGCTATAGGTGTCAACGGCAAAGAAAGGGCGTCGGTTGACCTGCCGCCACACGTCGGCTTCATGCATATCTCTCCGTCTTGCACGTACATCGCACTGTTGATTAACAAATTAGGTGCTATGCGTGAAACTAAAAACAGGGCCGAACCTAGTCACACTCACCCAGAAAAGGTGGCCGACGTTTTTTGATAGGTGAGTGTATACAAGGCATATTGAAACCACATCAAAACAGCAGTCAGAAGGTATAGATCCATACGTTTCAGTCGTGCTTACTCAGCGTGGTTTAACTGGTTTCGGCCACACTGCATGAGAGGGCGTTTGTCGAGAAATTACGAACTCGCTGAGAAGTCGCACGCTCCTGTGTGAGCAGCAACTTCAAACAAGAGTCGCAGTTCTTGGCATTAGGTCAATGACCTAATCCAAGCAGTGTAAGAAACACAGGTTGAATTAGCAGGCAGGAAGCACGCTGGGTGATTACGTCTTTCGCAGATGCATGCACTCTATGACAACACTTGGCATGACGGGAATTCTCTTGCGTAGAGACAGGTTTATAAGAGCGGTTCGCGGCGTATTACAGCGAAAAGTTTTAATGATGAAGAAAGGCAAAGTTGTATTTTTCTTCAATCCATGTTGTCGTAATATTGAAAAGTTTAAACTAGGCTTCCGTATGGCTATACATTCTGATTCATGTCATTGAGAAGTTGACGTGTCTGTAGACGCAATCTGCATCCATAACACAGTGATCCTGTTATGGTCCTGTAACACATACAGGGACACTATCGTTGAATTGCGTTACGGCTTATGTCGTTAAACAGGCTCGAACTACTCTCGCGTCGCCGCGTATTTGTGACTACAGCGGGGGTTTTCTTAACGCCTTTACAGCCTTTCCGGAAAAAAACTTATCTCAACGCGTTTGCACTGAAACTGGTGCTGTCACTTTAGCTTGggaacctgaagcagaagtatAGCCAGAACCATAATCAGGCTGCGGGTGTGTTTAATCTACTATACGTACCTGTTTATATTTCTTAGTATGGTACGTGTTCTTATAGCGGCAGACAGCATTTCGGGGCGCTATTAGAAATTGAAACTCAAAGTGAGATGAATATAGTTAAAGCAATAATCTAGACGCTTTATTAGAGGTTCACGGCTGCAATCAACAGGGTAGAGGCTTTTCACTTTGCATTTCCCACCTGCAGGAACACGCCGGGCCTAATGTAGTCGTCATTCGAGCAAACTGGCGCATGAACCCCAGGCACGTGACCATCCTGGAGGCGATGGCCGTCATTTCTTCCATCGCCTTACTCCTCTACCTGGGATCGATGCTGTGGATTCGCGTCAAGAACCAGGGCCTTCTCCGCGCAAGCCCCCGGACGTCGCACGCAGAACACGCGGATCTACCACTTTTTTCTGGCTGCCATGAAACGGCCTGCCACAAGTACATGGCCGCTATAGAGCTTTCGATTAATCGATCTCAAGACCCGTGCCGAAATTTCTACCGCTTCGTCTGCGACGGGTGGAAACGCCAACACCACCTGTTGTCCGTCGTGGATGCAGCGGAAGATGCCATGTACGGTCGCGCGCTTAAAGCCATCGAGTGGAGCACCGAACACGGCGGCAGCCAGCATttcgcagcgccgtcgccgtTGAGCGTCGAGAAGAAGGTAGCCGGCCTTGCCAAGTCGTGCATGGAGCTTTCGCAGAGCAGCTTGCCCGACCTCAAAAGGTTCATGGCCGCGCGCCATCTCCCGTGGCCAAAGACGTCTCGCTGGGATCTCCTAGAGATTCTACTCGATCTGTCTGGCAACTGGAACGTGCATCTGTGGTTCCACGTGAGCTTCGAACTGGCTCCTCTTCGCGGAGGGACCGGGGAGCCCGTGCTAAAGATTGGCCACAGCGCTGCCTTTCATGCCTGGATTGCCACCACGAGGGCGTTCGCCGGTAAGCCAGCGGGGACGGCAGCGTCGCTCCGGTACAGTCGATACGTGCGAGCCATGTTACGGCTATTCGATGCTTCCGAAGTGGTCGAAGACGAGGTCATCGCCAAAATAGAGGCAATGGACAGGCTGACACTTCAGGTGCTGGGCCCCGCGATGGCCGAGCCGGACTCGAAGATTCTGCGCATGTCAATCCGCAACCTCACAGACATGGCGACTCCGGGCATTGCTGCTGGACCGCTGCTGCTCCTGTTGAACGAGTACTTCATCTGGGCACGCCGCTTTTCGGCTCGGGACATCGTGCAAGTGGAAAACGCCGGGCTGCTTCGGTCCGTCGTCTACCTACTGGGACTCGACTCCGATACGCGAGAGGCGCTCACGCTAAGCCTCGGGCTTCGCGTTGTTCACGAGTTGGGCTGGATGGCTAGCCGTGAGATCGCGGATGCCACGCTGGAGCTTGCTGGCTTGCCTCCGTCGGCGCATCGGCGACGCTGCCTGATTCAGGTCGAAAGCGCGGTGGGCATCGGGTGGCTCAGTTTGTTCCCGAAGCACCGAGGCGCCGAGGATGTCGTTCGGGACGTGCGGGACGTTCTCGTTGACACGGTGGCACGCCGCAAGGAGGCCTTGCTCCAGCTTTGGGCCCCGGGCGCCATTGTGCCGTGGAACAACCAGAGCTTCCTGGCAAGCGTTCTGCCAGAACCGTCGCGCGGAGCTCGCTTCTTCGTAGACTGGTTGAACCTGATGAACGGGCGCTGGCGCCTCCTGGAACAAGACATAACGAACGTTCTCAAGCCGGGTTCCTTTCTTCGCCACCGATGGAGCTTCCACGGCGCGCTCACGGTCGCCGAAAGCTACTTTGTGTTCCCGCTGTTCCATTCAGACTTTCCGGCGGCCGTTAACTACGGCGGCGCCGGACGCCTTCTCGCTGATGAAGTGCTCAGGGGCCTGTACCACGATCGTCTCTCTAACGTGAGCCCCCTTCGCAAGCAAGGGATTCGAAACGATAACATTCAGGAGACGAGCGACACTTCCACTGCGCCACATGAGTGGATGCCAAATTATGTGGACTTGAAGGCTCTCCTGGCCAGCCTGGCTGCCTACAGGCTTGGAATTGCTCGAAACACAAGCAGTGCGTACGCCAAAGAGTCGAGCCTCGCGCAAGACAGGCTCTTTTTCGTGGCTTCTTGCTACGCTCTGTGCTCCAGCCGCAACCACGTGGACGTGCTGTACGGGGACGCAAGCCAACGCTGCAATGTGCCCGTCAAGGCGGTGCCCGAGTTTACGGCAGCGTTTCAGTTCGTGAAAACACAAGCTCTGCGATAATCTTTGCATGAACATTACTTGTGCTCCTTGCTTCACACCCGTGGCTTGCTCGTGATGGTGGTCACGCATGGCTTATTAAAATTCTTGTCGGGCGTTATTGTTTGAATGCTATCGTTAAGCTGAACAACGACGACCACCCCGAacccagcaacaacaacaacagcatcaacaacagcaacaacagcaacaacagcagcagcagcagcagcaaaaaaaaaacgtaaatcaCAAAACACGTTTAGCTGGTTAAACTGTGCACTAGTTGCCTCGGTGAAAACTTCACAATCCGAAGCAAAGTTGTTGGCGTGGATCCGTATTTCTTGCATTAGACAGCTTTATCCTGCAaaaatgaacaaagaaaaaaaagcgactaTAGTTTTGTCACGAATTGGCCACAGGACACACAATTTTCTTTTCAGATCTGCGGTTCGAGGTAACTGCATCAATGCAGATGAAGAATAGCTTACTATTGGTCAAAGTTTTCTGTGTGGTGGCTAGATCTTCAAGCAGAttagtcaagagagagagagaacatttatttgggccatcgaggtcgttgctcttgaggtcgagttggtggtgtcctcattcctgggctccactggccatggcttcACGatgtacttgc is a window from the Dermacentor albipictus isolate Rhodes 1998 colony chromosome 6, USDA_Dalb.pri_finalv2, whole genome shotgun sequence genome containing:
- the LOC139061163 gene encoding endothelin-converting enzyme-like 1, yielding MADTGATTFNSSSSSSSSSSSSSGSERNAPGGSRLVTGPTSRPGFQRLELHELLQVRQMQAEARQAADAAAHGDGADTALDSAATSACALPDPAPAAQEHAGPNVVVIRANWRMNPRHVTILEAMAVISSIALLLYLGSMLWIRVKNQGLLRASPRTSHAEHADLPLFSGCHETACHKYMAAIELSINRSQDPCRNFYRFVCDGWKRQHHLLSVVDAAEDAMYGRALKAIEWSTEHGGSQHFAAPSPLSVEKKVAGLAKSCMELSQSSLPDLKRFMAARHLPWPKTSRWDLLEILLDLSGNWNVHLWFHVSFELAPLRGGTGEPVLKIGHSAAFHAWIATTRAFAGKPAGTAASLRYSRYVRAMLRLFDASEVVEDEVIAKIEAMDRLTLQVLGPAMAEPDSKILRMSIRNLTDMATPGIAAGPLLLLLNEYFIWARRFSARDIVQVENAGLLRSVVYLLGLDSDTREALTLSLGLRVVHELGWMASREIADATLELAGLPPSAHRRRCLIQVESAVGIGWLSLFPKHRGAEDVVRDVRDVLVDTVARRKEALLQLWAPGAIVPWNNQSFLASVLPEPSRGARFFVDWLNLMNGRWRLLEQDITNVLKPGSFLRHRWSFHGALTVAESYFVFPLFHSDFPAAVNYGGAGRLLADEVLRGLYHDRLSNVSPLRKQGIRNDNIQETSDTSTAPHEWMPNYVDLKALLASLAAYRLGIARNTSSAYAKESSLAQDRLFFVASCYALCSSRNHVDVLYGDASQRCNVPVKAVPEFTAAFQFVKTQALR
- the LOC139061166 gene encoding uncharacterized protein, which translates into the protein MAAIRTSINKSQDPCEDFYGFVCDGWKHQHRLLSVEDAAEDTMYERLLNAIKLASLESHNQAQYASSASSVEKKVAALARSCVELSETSLQDLRTFMFERHLPWPEKSRWDPLAILLDLSGNWKVRLWFQVNIRLSPLRVGSIEPVLMIVPSAAFRSWMATMRAFAGNPTGSAPWLHYRRYVRNMLRLFDVSESASGEIVSTIEAMNKLTLETLVPAMNVLEPRIVRTAIRNLTETATLRIATGRLVLLLNEHFMWARRFSPSDIVQVGNLGLLRSVVYIPGLEAETQEALTLSLGLPSQRAGLNGPWRNRRRHARARRSASAYAPLPRPDRKHRGCRMARSVSQASGSRVLRSRRERRSDRCRGASK